From Danaus plexippus chromosome 11, MEX_DaPlex, whole genome shotgun sequence, the proteins below share one genomic window:
- the LOC116766011 gene encoding pre-mRNA-splicing factor ISY1 homolog — MARNAEKAMTTLARWRAAQVQEAGGQRERRPYLASECNSLQQAEKWRLQIVREIAKKVAQIQNAGLGEFRIRDLNDEINKLMREKRHWEVQIKSLGGPDHARVGPRMLDQDGKEVPGNRGYKYFGAAKDLPGVRELFEQEPPAAPRRTRADLMRDVDADYYGYRDDEDGLLLPLEREAEIDAIARAVDEWKRNKDETRDQDIPEEENIYPEDPEDKRIIDEDEDGKPAVTSHVAVPSQKDVEEALLKRKKQELLERYGCLDVKMEGS; from the exons ATG GCTAGAAACGCAGAAAAAGCGAT gaCAACATTAGCCAGATGGCGTGCTGCCCAAGTTCAAGAAGCTGGAGGGCAACGGGAGCGAAGGCCGTATCTAGCATCTGAATGTAACAGTCTACAACAAGCAGAAAAATGGAGACTGCAAATAGTGAGAGAAATTGCCAAAAAGGTGGCACAGATACAAAATG CTGGTCTTGGTGAATTTCGAATTCGCGACCTGAACGACGAAATCAACAAACTTATGAGAGAGAAACGACATTGGGAAGTACAAATTAAATCTCTCGGAGGTCCTGATCATGCTCGAGTCGGTCCAAGGATGTTGGACCAGGACGGCAAAGAGGTGCCGGGTAATAGAGGGTACAAATATTTTGGAGCTGCAAAAGACTTGCCAG GTGTCCGCGAGTTGTTCGAGCAGGAGCCGCCGGCGGCGCCGCGCCGGACGCGAGCTGACCTCATGAGGGATGTGGATGCTGATTACTACGGATACAGAGACGACGAGGACGGACTACTGCTGCCGCTTGAGAGAGAAGCAGAGATAGATG CTATAGCCAGGGCAGTTGATGAATGGAAGAGAAATAAAGACGAGACGAGAGATCAAGACATTCCAgaggaagaaaatatttacccAGAAgat CCTGAAGATAAGAGAATAATAGATGAAGACGAGGACGGAAAACCCGCGGTGACGTCACACGTTGCAGTCCCCTCCCAGAAGGATGTAGAAGAAGCACTTTTAAAACGGAAGAAGCAAGAACTACTAGAAAGATATGGTTGTTTAGATGTTAAGATGGAGGGCAGCTAA
- the LOC133319053 gene encoding uncharacterized protein LOC133319053 gives MDEEQINVPQSPLRESPRVSTTKSEDINVAEPSDTFIEKPLLIQESPKIQSPVISPIPQSPPLTFTSSLKKESLDASIKSQRSIMKELSQDMERRSRQASDALSKNSKVSEPTKRRSSASDQINGRSSSIKGSINTSIRSHRSQITDNIKDKNSNNSEGGIQKSNVNNLNKENTEKSDFEDHSEGGEADSKQDGNHSPVLYTNINKIADMSRHLTNEANALRNSIRTLSEDIVRTKKELSISKDENVNFPYHLFLIELIMNKIHMKCDCFEFSYNNLVIAASFLGKQPIVLYDSSYGKIDDFSHLNVGKSALFAMTYDKICSIQDFIIHLNLTKQPPCSSCVMKVAEAKIDCTKEFLNLRDELCKKWTEEQPKDNIICTTSTPLNKNMCYLRNGDSENCDSIGVMEVTVRMSFLGKEITTAFSASSKPKCTSVLNKEDNGMSMYTCHDVEMDGQGKILLDEDTLTRKEIHRSTHTMSSRRTGSPISQLSGGHASPKQFLPTQNYTNPYRQDYGPQYNEIFTKMNENELRIRVPKTTKLDRTARYDRIQELCSCENTPYNTGDQIQLELPKDNVYSNEYAHETNTSQVKYAYKSYDRNLDNRNRKIINVTPPNCNIPVNMEKQVHPRKDVFILKIGKKLETKDKKTDLEIELVTPKAPIEKIFNNNDISQQCSCNDMKHKPLKNEIKEHTKKGKKSKTNLAKKKGKTQKKLKSKKTK, from the exons atggatgAGGAACAGATAAATGTTCCACAATCACCTCTTCGAGAATCTCCGAGGGTTTCGACTACAAAATCTGAAGATATTAATGTTGCTGAACCTAGTGATACCTTTATAGAAAAACCTCTTTTGATACAAGAGTCCCCTAAGATTCAATCGCCTGTTATAAGTCCCATTCCGCAATCACCTCCCCTTACATTTACTTCATCTCTAAAAAAAGAATCACTTGATGCATCTATTAAAAGTCAAAGGAGTATCATGAAAGAATTGTCCCAAGATATGGAAAGAAGAAGTAGGCAAGCTTCTGATGCTTTATCAAAGAATAGTAAAGTAAGCGAACCAACCAAAAGACGATCCTCCGCAAGTGACCAAATAAATGGACGAAGTTCCTCAATAAAAGGTTCAATCAATACATCAATTAGAAGTCATAGAAGCCAaattacagataatattaaagataagaaCAGTAACAACAGTGAAGGTGGTATTCAAAAATCTaatgtcaataatttaaataaagaaaatacagaaaaatctGATTTTGAAGATCATTCAGAAGGAGGTGAAGCTGACTCAAAACAAGACGGCAACCACAGTCCCGtgctttatacaaatataaataaaatagccgATATGAGTAGACATCTTACTAATGAAGCTAACGCCTTAAGAAATTCGATTAGGACTTTATCCGAAGACATTGTGCGTACAAAAAAGGAATTAAGCATATCAAAAGACGAAAATGTCAACTTTCCTTATCACTTGTTCTTAATAGAACTCATCATGAATAAGATTCATATGAAGTGTGACTGTTTCGAGTTCAGTTACAATAATCTTGTTATTGCTGCAAGTTTCTTGGGCAAGCAGCCCATAGTTCTGTATGACTCCTCTTATGGAAAAATCGATGATTTTAGCCATTTAAATGTAGGCAAATCTGCATTATTTGCGATgacttatgataaaatatgcaGTATTCAAGACTTTATAATACACTTGAATTTGACGAAACAACCACCATGTTCTAGTTGTGTAATGAAAGTAGCTGAAGCAAAAATCGACTGCACAAAAGAATTTTTGAATCTACGTGATGAATTGTGTAAAAAGTGGACAGAAGAACAACCTAAagataacataatatgtacAACATCAACTccgctaaataaaaatatgtgttactTGCGTAATGGTGACAGTGAAAACTGCGATTCGATAGGGGTCATGGAAGTAACAGTTCGAATGTCCTTCCTTGGGAAAGAGATTACAACAGCTTTCAGTGCTTCATCGAAGCCCAAATGTACTTCAGTTCTAAATAAGGAAGACAATGGCATGAGCATGTATACTTGTCACGACGTAGAAATGGATGGTCAGGGAAAAATTCTCTTAGATGAGGACACTTTGACAAGAAAAGAAATCCATAGAAGTACACATACCATGTCTTCTCGAAGAACTGGAAGTCCCATTTCGCAGTTATCAGGTGGTCATGCCTCACCCAAACAATTTTTGCCTACACAAAATTATACGAACCCATACCGCCAAG acTATGGCCCACAATACAATgaaattttcacaaaaatgAATGAGAACGAGTTACGGATTAGAGTTCCGAAAACAACTAAGTTAGACAGGACGGCGAGGTACGACAGAATACAAGAATTGTGTTCGTGTGAAAACACTCCGTACAATACTGGAGACCAGATTCAACTCGAGTTGCCCAAAGATAATGTTTACTCAAACGAATACGCTCACGAGACAAACACATCCCAAGTGAAATACgcatataaaagttatgatAGAAATTTAGAtaatagaaatagaaaaattattaacgttACTCCACCAAATTGTAATATACCAGTAAATATGGAGAAACAGGTCCATCCAAGAAAAGACGtctttatacttaaaataggAAAGAAACTTGAAACCAAAGACAAAAAAACTGATCTGGAAATAGAGCTCGTTACTCCTAAAGCACCAatagaaaaaatctttaataataatgatatttctcAGCAATGTAGCTGTAATGATATGAAACACAAGCCACTAAAGAATGAAATCAAAGAACATACAAAGAAAGGaaagaaaagtaaaacaaaCCTGGCCAAGAAAAAGGGGAAGACCCAGAAAAAACTCAAATCAAAGAAGACAAAATAG
- the LOC116766010 gene encoding uncharacterized protein LOC116766010 isoform X2 — protein MSVALDFDDSFWINCPSDILILIFKSLDINSLINCMHVNKTWSDTVYYYCQHYNLWGKLLEKISHKNGLSYGLKSQLNDKHLFLSALNWLSIQNSHILPCHKYSIEKIRSMCMLKEMLFVTSNLSLNFIDIRQKKMIKRLEHMCLEYIETRSLIAELTLPNLDVIGYNALTLINKLHTNVCECTDVKKIILFDISLFKVHVDTCYVIDIKNVLWLYTAEECCWDTKVLARYYGNKESITLIHVYIDDVYVLLKTGDILKLDRKCKKFEKLLNLDIPHYLLDKELFMFHKYSLIVAVPSDKTYESYPSKEHNQSIFTCPGLTCLLEHGPVLITGFENGMHCSLDWILT, from the exons ATGTCGGTAGCTCTCGATTTCGACGATTCCTTTTGGATAAATTGTCCTTCTGATAtactgatattaattttcaagagTCTTGATATTAATTCCCTTATTAATTGTATGCATGTTAACAAAACATGGTCAGATACAGTTTATTACTATTGTCAA CATTATAACCTCTGGGGAAAACTTTTAGAGaaaatttctcataaaaatgGTTTGTCTTATGGACTAAAATCTCAATTGAAtgacaaacatttatttcttagtGCTCTGAATTGGTTGAGTATTCAAAACTCACATATTTTACCTTGCCATAAATATAGCATTGAAAAAATAAGGAGCATGTGTATGTTAAAGG AAATGCTTTTTGTGACATccaatttatcattaaattttatcgataTTCGACAAAAGAAGATGATCAAAAGACTTGAACATATGT GCCTTGAATATATAGAAACCAGATCTTTAATCGCTGAATTAACTTTACCAAACCTTGATGTGATTGGTTACAATGCACTGActcttataaacaaattacacACCAATGTTTGTGAATGCACTGATGTgaagaaaataattctttttgatATAAGTTTATTCAA ggtACACGTGGATACCTGTTATgtgattgatattaaaaatgttctgtGGCTCTATACAGCAGAGGAATGTTGTTGGGATACCAAAGTTCTGGCTAGATATTACGGCAACAAAGAATCAATTACACTTATTCATGTATATATTGATGATGTGTATGTGTTACTTAAAACTGGTGATATACTAAAGTTAGACAGGAAATGTAAGAAATttgagaaattattaaatttggatATACCTCATTATTTATTGGACAAAGAATTGTTTATGTTTCACAAATATAGTCTGATTGTGGCAG TGCCGAGTGATAAAACCTACGAGTCATATCCTTCCAAAGAACATAATCAGTCCATATTTACCTGTCCTGGTTTGACTTGTTTGTTAGAACATGGTCCAGTTTTGATTACAGGATTTGAAAATGGAATG CATTGCAGTTTAGACTGGATACTTACATGA
- the LOC116766010 gene encoding uncharacterized protein LOC116766010 isoform X1, translating to MSVALDFDDSFWINCPSDILILIFKSLDINSLINCMHVNKTWSDTVYYYCQHYNLWGKLLEKISHKNGLSYGLKSQLNDKHLFLSALNWLSIQNSHILPCHKYSIEKIRSMCMLKEMLFVTSNLSLNFIDIRQKKMIKRLEHMCLEYIETRSLIAELTLPNLDVIGYNALTLINKLHTNVCECTDVKKIILFDISLFKVHVDTCYVIDIKNVLWLYTAEECCWDTKVLARYYGNKESITLIHVYIDDVYVLLKTGDILKLDRKCKKFEKLLNLDIPHYLLDKELFMFHKYSLIVAVPSDKTYESYPSKEHNQSIFTCPGLTCLLEHGPVLITGFENGMVKIFVIDKLLKNEILPALQFRLDTYMSLQSYKIIAIEVYEDNDGHHMFLATDDNICELLM from the exons ATGTCGGTAGCTCTCGATTTCGACGATTCCTTTTGGATAAATTGTCCTTCTGATAtactgatattaattttcaagagTCTTGATATTAATTCCCTTATTAATTGTATGCATGTTAACAAAACATGGTCAGATACAGTTTATTACTATTGTCAA CATTATAACCTCTGGGGAAAACTTTTAGAGaaaatttctcataaaaatgGTTTGTCTTATGGACTAAAATCTCAATTGAAtgacaaacatttatttcttagtGCTCTGAATTGGTTGAGTATTCAAAACTCACATATTTTACCTTGCCATAAATATAGCATTGAAAAAATAAGGAGCATGTGTATGTTAAAGG AAATGCTTTTTGTGACATccaatttatcattaaattttatcgataTTCGACAAAAGAAGATGATCAAAAGACTTGAACATATGT GCCTTGAATATATAGAAACCAGATCTTTAATCGCTGAATTAACTTTACCAAACCTTGATGTGATTGGTTACAATGCACTGActcttataaacaaattacacACCAATGTTTGTGAATGCACTGATGTgaagaaaataattctttttgatATAAGTTTATTCAA ggtACACGTGGATACCTGTTATgtgattgatattaaaaatgttctgtGGCTCTATACAGCAGAGGAATGTTGTTGGGATACCAAAGTTCTGGCTAGATATTACGGCAACAAAGAATCAATTACACTTATTCATGTATATATTGATGATGTGTATGTGTTACTTAAAACTGGTGATATACTAAAGTTAGACAGGAAATGTAAGAAATttgagaaattattaaatttggatATACCTCATTATTTATTGGACAAAGAATTGTTTATGTTTCACAAATATAGTCTGATTGTGGCAG TGCCGAGTGATAAAACCTACGAGTCATATCCTTCCAAAGAACATAATCAGTCCATATTTACCTGTCCTGGTTTGACTTGTTTGTTAGAACATGGTCCAGTTTTGATTACAGGATTTGAAAATGGAATG gtaaaaatatttgtaatagacaaattacttaaaaatgaaattttaccaGCATTGCAGTTTAGACTGGATACTTACATGAGTTTGCAATCATACAAGATAATTGCAATAGAGGTTTACGAAGATAATGATGGACACCATATGTTTCTAGCAACTGACGATAATATATGTGAATTGTTAATGTAA